One Sphingomonas sp. LHG3406-1 genomic window carries:
- the tpiA gene encoding triose-phosphate isomerase produces MTMVKLIAGNWKMHGTSEDLGEVRTIAEWSKKFEGAVEVALCVPATLIHRAAEAVPGFLIGAQDIHHKEKGAHTGDVCAAMLHDAGAGIVIVGHSERRDAHREADGHVKAKAEAGLGAGLKVILCVGESLEEREAGRAVETVGRQVDASLPAGPVDTGTFALAYEPIWAIGTGRVAEVEDIEEMHSAIRERLVAAYGETGAGVRILYGGSVKASNAGEIFAVPNVGGALVGGASLKAADFLPIVEAGAD; encoded by the coding sequence ATGACAATGGTGAAGCTGATCGCGGGCAACTGGAAGATGCATGGCACGTCCGAGGATCTCGGCGAGGTCCGCACCATCGCCGAATGGTCGAAGAAGTTCGAAGGCGCGGTCGAGGTGGCCTTGTGCGTGCCGGCGACCCTGATCCACCGCGCGGCGGAGGCGGTGCCCGGCTTCCTGATCGGGGCGCAGGACATCCACCACAAGGAGAAGGGCGCGCATACCGGAGACGTCTGCGCGGCGATGCTCCACGATGCGGGCGCCGGAATCGTCATCGTCGGTCATTCGGAGCGTCGCGACGCTCATCGCGAGGCGGACGGGCATGTGAAGGCCAAGGCCGAGGCGGGGCTCGGCGCCGGGCTCAAGGTCATCCTCTGCGTCGGCGAGAGCCTGGAAGAGCGCGAGGCGGGCCGGGCGGTCGAGACGGTCGGGCGGCAGGTCGATGCCTCCCTGCCGGCCGGGCCTGTCGACACTGGGACCTTTGCGCTCGCCTATGAGCCGATCTGGGCGATCGGGACGGGCCGCGTGGCGGAGGTCGAGGACATCGAGGAGATGCACTCCGCCATCCGCGAGCGGTTGGTCGCCGCTTACGGGGAGACGGGCGCGGGGGTTCGGATCCTGTATGGCGGGTCGGTGAAGGCGAGCAATGCGGGCGAGATCTTCGCCGTGCCGAACGTCGGCGGCGCGCTGGTCGGCGGGGCAAGCCTCAAGGCGGCGGACTTCCTGCCGATCGTCGAGGCGGGGGCGGACTGA
- a CDS encoding peptidyl-prolyl cis-trans isomerase: protein MKTFRRLSKSKFGTGILILFLLLILASFAVADIANFSTGGGSLPQNTLAKVGKVELTAAELDQAMQRRLTQVRQQNPQATYADLAGDFDAIVDALIQERTLWAYARKHGFTVSKKLVDAEIVKIPGTRGLDGRFSQAAYEAFLQQQRLTDTQLRREIETALLQRLVIAPVATNARLGQGVARPYADLLLEQRTGSLALVPFAAYTAGPAPTDAELQAFYRQNVQRYTVPERRAFRIARITDEQLGNIAATDQEIAAYYQQNQATYGGVERRVISRATLPDQAAVAAIAQRAKAGGTFAAAAAPAGFTASDVSVGPQTRAELAAKTGEAVAAQVFAAPAGAVIGPVQSSTGFDVIKVESIQAAGGRSLADVRGEIAAKLTADKRKNALADLVTKVEDGLASGRTFEEVTTAERLPVLTTPPLTRAGGAFDQPAFKLPPDYAAVPGASFDLGVDDDPIVEPLPNEAGYVLVDVTDVVPPAPAPLARIADQVRSDFIGRRAMDRANAAATQVLAAINRGTPMAEAVAALNQSGVRPPEAIDLRRGALSQFAQQGQEIPPPLRIFFTLAPGKAQRAAGPSGIYLVKLDKVVPGNAAGNPQLIASELTSLQRSASEELALQWLNAAQKELGVERNEAAIRAARSRIIGGSVAQ, encoded by the coding sequence ATGAAGACTTTCCGCCGCCTGTCCAAGTCGAAGTTCGGCACCGGCATCCTGATCCTCTTCCTGCTGCTGATCCTCGCCAGCTTCGCGGTCGCCGACATCGCCAACTTCAGCACCGGCGGCGGATCGCTGCCGCAGAATACGCTGGCCAAGGTCGGCAAGGTCGAACTGACCGCGGCCGAGCTCGACCAAGCGATGCAGCGGCGCCTGACGCAGGTCCGCCAGCAGAACCCACAGGCGACCTATGCCGATCTTGCCGGCGACTTCGACGCCATCGTCGATGCCCTGATCCAGGAGCGGACGCTGTGGGCCTATGCCCGCAAGCATGGCTTCACCGTGTCGAAGAAGCTGGTCGATGCCGAGATCGTGAAGATCCCAGGCACGCGCGGGCTCGACGGGCGCTTCAGCCAGGCGGCCTATGAAGCCTTCCTGCAGCAGCAGCGCCTTACCGACACCCAGCTCCGCCGCGAGATCGAGACCGCGCTTCTCCAGCGCCTCGTCATTGCGCCGGTCGCCACCAATGCCCGCCTGGGGCAGGGCGTCGCGCGCCCCTATGCCGACCTGCTGCTCGAACAGCGCACCGGCAGCCTCGCGCTCGTCCCCTTCGCCGCCTACACCGCCGGCCCGGCCCCGACCGACGCCGAGCTCCAGGCCTTCTATCGCCAGAACGTTCAGCGCTACACGGTGCCGGAGCGCCGCGCCTTCCGCATCGCCCGAATCACCGACGAGCAGCTCGGGAACATCGCCGCCACCGACCAGGAGATCGCGGCTTACTATCAGCAGAACCAGGCGACCTATGGCGGCGTCGAGCGGCGCGTCATCAGCCGCGCCACACTGCCCGACCAGGCCGCCGTCGCGGCCATCGCCCAGCGCGCCAAGGCGGGCGGCACCTTCGCCGCCGCCGCCGCGCCGGCCGGCTTCACCGCCAGCGACGTCAGCGTCGGTCCGCAGACCCGCGCCGAGCTTGCCGCCAAGACGGGCGAGGCGGTCGCCGCCCAGGTCTTCGCCGCGCCCGCCGGTGCGGTGATCGGGCCGGTCCAGTCGTCGACCGGCTTCGACGTCATCAAGGTCGAGAGCATCCAGGCCGCCGGCGGCCGCAGCCTCGCCGACGTGCGCGGCGAGATCGCCGCCAAGCTGACGGCCGACAAGCGCAAGAATGCCCTCGCCGACCTCGTCACCAAGGTCGAGGACGGCCTCGCTTCCGGCCGCACTTTCGAGGAAGTGACCACCGCCGAGAGGCTGCCGGTGCTGACGACCCCGCCGCTGACCCGCGCCGGCGGCGCCTTCGACCAGCCCGCCTTCAAGCTTCCGCCCGACTATGCCGCGGTGCCCGGCGCCAGCTTCGACCTCGGCGTCGACGACGACCCCATCGTCGAGCCGCTTCCGAACGAGGCCGGCTATGTGCTGGTCGACGTGACCGACGTGGTGCCGCCCGCCCCTGCTCCCCTCGCCCGTATCGCCGACCAGGTCCGCAGCGACTTCATCGGCCGCCGCGCAATGGACCGGGCCAATGCCGCCGCGACACAGGTGCTGGCCGCGATCAACCGGGGTACGCCGATGGCCGAGGCGGTCGCCGCCCTCAACCAGTCGGGCGTCCGGCCGCCGGAAGCGATCGACCTGCGCCGCGGTGCGCTCAGCCAGTTCGCGCAGCAGGGCCAGGAGATCCCGCCGCCGCTGCGCATCTTCTTCACCCTCGCGCCCGGCAAGGCGCAGCGCGCGGCCGGCCCGTCGGGCATCTACCTCGTCAAGCTCGACAAGGTCGTGCCGGGCAATGCCGCCGGCAACCCGCAGCTGATCGCCTCGGAGCTGACCTCGCTCCAGCGCAGCGCCAGCGAGGAGCTCGCCCTGCAGTGGCTTAACGCCGCCCAGAAGGAACTCGGCGTCGAGCGCAACGAGGCCGCCATCCGCGCCGCCCGCAGCCGCATCATCGGCGGCAGCGTCGCGCAGTGA
- a CDS encoding aminodeoxychorismate/anthranilate synthase component II, giving the protein MRRPAAGNLLVIDNVDSFTFTLVDYCRQLGASVDVVRADALTVAEALAHPGPLLISPGPGHPADAGISVALAAACIVAGKPLLGVCLGHQAIGLACGATIARAAPMHGKTDAIAHDGRGLFAGLPTPLTMTRYHSLVVERLPADLHATAYGSDGTIQALSHRSAPVHGVQFHPESIASDHGLALLANFLRQDS; this is encoded by the coding sequence TTGCGTCGGCCGGCGGCGGGCAACCTTCTCGTCATCGACAATGTCGACAGCTTCACGTTCACCCTGGTCGATTATTGCCGCCAGCTCGGCGCCTCTGTCGACGTCGTCCGCGCCGATGCGCTGACCGTGGCCGAGGCGCTCGCCCACCCGGGTCCCCTGCTGATCAGTCCCGGCCCCGGTCATCCCGCCGATGCGGGCATTTCCGTCGCCCTCGCCGCCGCCTGCATCGTGGCCGGCAAGCCGCTGCTCGGTGTCTGCCTCGGCCACCAGGCCATCGGACTGGCATGTGGCGCCACCATCGCCCGCGCCGCGCCCATGCACGGCAAGACCGACGCCATCGCCCACGACGGCCGCGGCCTGTTCGCCGGCCTTCCCACCCCGCTCACCATGACCCGCTACCACAGCCTGGTCGTCGAACGGCTGCCGGCCGACCTCCACGCCACCGCTTATGGCAGTGACGGCACGATCCAGGCGCTCAGCCATCGCAGCGCTCCGGTCCATGGCGTCCAGTTCCACCCCGAAAGCATCGCCAGCGACCATGGCCTCGCCCTGCTCGCGAACTTCCTTCGTCAGGACTCTTGA
- the lexA gene encoding transcriptional repressor LexA has product MLTAKQRELLTYIDQRLKTSGVSPSFDEMREALDLKSKSGVHRLISALEERQFIRRLPNRARALEVVRLPDGLGGAPAAPAAPQPRLVVPANDTIDLPLAGRIAAGTPIEALQGQDSFPVPAALLGPGEHYALEVSGDSMVDEGILDGDYVLIRKTNVAREGEIVVALIDHAEATLKTFRREGSMIRLDPANRTHEPQRYEPARVEIQGKLAGLIRRYH; this is encoded by the coding sequence ATGTTGACGGCCAAGCAACGCGAACTGCTCACCTATATCGACCAGCGCCTGAAGACTTCAGGCGTCAGCCCCAGCTTCGACGAGATGCGCGAGGCGCTGGACCTCAAGAGCAAGTCGGGCGTCCACCGGCTCATCTCCGCGCTGGAGGAACGGCAGTTCATCCGCCGCCTTCCCAACCGCGCCCGAGCGCTGGAGGTGGTCCGCCTGCCCGACGGGCTCGGCGGCGCTCCCGCCGCACCGGCCGCGCCGCAGCCGCGCCTGGTGGTCCCCGCCAACGACACCATCGACCTGCCGCTCGCCGGCCGGATCGCCGCCGGTACCCCGATCGAGGCGCTGCAGGGTCAGGACAGCTTCCCCGTCCCCGCCGCCTTGCTCGGCCCGGGCGAACATTATGCGCTCGAAGTGTCGGGGGACTCAATGGTCGACGAGGGCATCCTCGACGGCGACTATGTCCTCATCCGCAAGACCAATGTCGCGCGCGAGGGCGAGATCGTGGTCGCGCTGATCGACCATGCCGAAGCGACCTTGAAGACCTTCCGCCGCGAAGGCTCGATGATCCGCCTCGACCCCGCCAACCGTACCCACGAGCCCCAGCGCTACGAACCCGCCCGGGTCGAGATCCAGGGCAAGCTGGCAGGGCTGATCCGCCGGTATCACTGA
- a CDS encoding phytanoyl-CoA dioxygenase family protein has protein sequence MELDEARIMGGLYGDGIIACRGAFSPAWADGLAADIWRVWERVKDRPGGALPRGPHRFYVEVAPEDIGGFVDIATHPWFVAVCEAVLTKDYRIVEVGFDIPFPGAQDQPWHRDFRAPEATLEGRRLNSLAFNLTAIDTKAEHGPFEVAPGTQWDRIEGAVDGMFPDRALWGRYEARAEQKMPQRGDMSARSALTIHRGTANRSDDPRPVLVVGVDAPDATNAGHHDLQVTRGYFDALPARVRDHLTCRVVDELSMIEQHHVIEGLL, from the coding sequence GTGGAACTGGACGAAGCGCGGATCATGGGCGGGCTCTATGGCGATGGGATCATCGCCTGCCGCGGCGCCTTCAGCCCTGCCTGGGCGGACGGACTTGCGGCCGACATCTGGCGGGTGTGGGAGCGGGTCAAGGACCGGCCGGGCGGCGCGCTGCCGCGCGGGCCGCACCGCTTCTATGTCGAGGTGGCGCCCGAGGACATTGGGGGCTTCGTCGACATCGCGACCCACCCCTGGTTCGTGGCGGTGTGCGAGGCGGTGCTGACGAAGGACTACCGGATCGTCGAAGTCGGCTTCGACATTCCCTTCCCGGGCGCTCAGGACCAGCCGTGGCATCGCGACTTCCGCGCGCCGGAGGCGACGCTGGAGGGCCGGCGGCTGAACAGCCTGGCGTTCAACCTGACCGCGATCGACACGAAGGCGGAGCACGGGCCGTTCGAGGTGGCGCCGGGGACCCAGTGGGACCGGATCGAGGGGGCGGTCGACGGCATGTTCCCCGATCGCGCGCTGTGGGGGCGATACGAGGCGCGGGCCGAGCAGAAGATGCCGCAGCGCGGCGACATGTCGGCGCGCTCGGCGCTGACCATTCACCGCGGCACGGCCAATCGCTCAGATGATCCGCGGCCGGTGCTGGTGGTGGGGGTGGACGCGCCCGACGCGACCAACGCAGGGCACCATGATCTGCAGGTGACGCGGGGCTATTTCGACGCGCTGCCGGCGCGAGTGCGGGACCATCTGACCTGCCGGGTGGTGGATGAGCTCAGCATGATCGAACAGCATCATGTGATCGAGGGATTGCTTTAG
- a CDS encoding PRC-barrel domain-containing protein, with protein MAYDRYPDDDRRERMRDHDRDRDPDRPRDRDRGRGLFSGGHDDRDPGSQRDDRHDRDPRAQERGARSSGQGRNAVQMDETRDLIASHKVEGTAVYGRDDERLGTIKTLMLDKYRGEVRYAVLSQGTGFLGLDEQLFPVQWNELRYDERRNGYRVEFTAEDVRYTLERRERERRQQAHDLDEEYRRRR; from the coding sequence ATGGCCTACGACCGCTATCCCGACGACGACCGCCGCGAGCGCATGCGCGACCACGACCGCGACCGCGATCCTGACCGGCCACGCGACCGCGATCGTGGCCGGGGCCTGTTCAGCGGCGGCCACGACGACCGGGACCCCGGCAGCCAGCGCGACGACCGCCACGACCGCGACCCCCGCGCCCAGGAACGCGGCGCCCGCTCCTCCGGGCAGGGCCGCAATGCGGTGCAGATGGACGAGACCCGCGACCTCATCGCCAGTCACAAGGTCGAGGGCACCGCCGTCTACGGCCGCGACGACGAACGGCTCGGCACCATCAAGACGCTGATGCTCGACAAGTATCGCGGCGAGGTCCGCTATGCCGTGCTCAGCCAGGGCACCGGCTTCCTCGGCCTCGACGAGCAGCTCTTCCCGGTCCAGTGGAACGAGCTTCGCTACGACGAACGCCGCAACGGCTACCGCGTCGAATTCACCGCCGAGGACGTCCGCTACACCCTCGAACGCCGCGAACGCGAACGCCGCCAGCAGGCCCACGACCTCGACGAGGAATATCGCCGCCGGCGCTAG
- a CDS encoding PQQ-binding-like beta-propeller repeat protein has protein sequence MLSACGGGGGSDPNPPVQVTPPITTATLPVTLSAAAADVTIAEGESSDFGFTATYSGTSTQPIVADVTVGSDRYQLVGTPTASGSSFNVALRTAALAPGGKNSTSVTFRLCTSANCTTVYPGSTQTFTVNLDVQMKDWSTLQRDAGHTGYVAVNYNSSKFAEAWNVPTALSVKGVAARRGGIFYNTSLPNGRLVTRAINPATGAQLWETDLGAGSYFSPPSTANGRVISMGMDISSGAVPMSILRASDGGVQGALSYASQFSNGGSPTPFGDDLYFQAGYYGNEVYGANAAAGTQSWRTDATQAVRGYVQEGQSVAVDNSSVYFFGGGDLTILSRATGAITRRIPNPHFTMFGLSYFGVYYGGPLLDGNGRIVTFTDNKGPEQPLPLAAFQSTGTAPLWRSSASYVGDPALRDGKLYAARAGTAIVDILDMATGAVTGSINLGADKGGLSSNIVLTGSHMFVATDTATYAVDLKATTPAVVWTAPRGGRLAITPDNLLVVTTNNGLFAYRLA, from the coding sequence ATGTTGAGCGCGTGCGGCGGTGGCGGCGGAAGCGATCCCAATCCCCCGGTACAGGTGACCCCACCCATCACGACCGCTACCCTTCCCGTGACCCTCTCGGCGGCGGCCGCGGACGTCACCATCGCGGAAGGCGAGAGCTCCGACTTCGGTTTTACGGCGACCTATAGCGGAACGAGCACGCAGCCGATCGTGGCGGACGTCACTGTAGGGAGCGACCGCTATCAATTGGTGGGAACGCCGACCGCATCCGGCTCAAGCTTCAATGTCGCTCTGCGGACGGCCGCGCTGGCGCCGGGCGGAAAGAACTCCACGAGCGTGACCTTCAGGCTCTGCACCAGCGCAAATTGCACAACCGTCTATCCCGGTTCGACGCAGACCTTCACCGTCAACCTCGACGTCCAGATGAAGGACTGGTCGACGCTGCAGCGTGATGCCGGCCATACCGGCTATGTCGCGGTCAACTACAACAGCAGCAAGTTCGCGGAGGCGTGGAATGTCCCGACCGCGCTATCGGTCAAGGGCGTCGCCGCCAGACGTGGGGGCATCTTCTACAATACGAGCCTGCCGAATGGGCGACTGGTCACCCGGGCCATCAATCCTGCCACGGGCGCGCAGCTGTGGGAGACCGACCTCGGTGCGGGCAGCTACTTCAGCCCGCCTTCGACGGCGAATGGGCGGGTGATCTCAATGGGAATGGACATCTCTTCGGGCGCGGTGCCGATGTCGATCCTGCGCGCCTCCGACGGTGGAGTGCAGGGTGCGCTCTCCTACGCTAGCCAGTTCAGCAACGGCGGCTCGCCGACGCCGTTCGGAGACGATCTCTATTTCCAGGCGGGCTATTACGGGAACGAGGTGTACGGCGCCAATGCTGCCGCCGGAACTCAGAGCTGGCGGACCGACGCCACCCAGGCGGTGCGCGGCTATGTCCAAGAAGGGCAGAGCGTCGCGGTCGACAACAGCTCCGTCTATTTCTTCGGCGGGGGCGACCTGACAATCCTGAGCCGAGCGACCGGTGCGATCACCCGGCGCATCCCGAACCCCCATTTCACCATGTTCGGCCTCAGCTACTTCGGGGTCTATTATGGCGGGCCGCTGCTCGACGGGAATGGACGGATCGTTACCTTTACCGACAACAAGGGGCCCGAGCAGCCGCTTCCGCTGGCGGCTTTCCAGTCGACCGGAACGGCGCCGCTGTGGCGGAGTTCGGCCAGTTATGTCGGCGACCCGGCGCTGCGCGACGGCAAGCTCTATGCCGCCCGGGCAGGCACGGCGATCGTCGACATCCTCGACATGGCGACCGGCGCCGTAACGGGGTCGATCAACCTTGGCGCCGACAAGGGCGGCCTGTCGAGCAACATCGTCCTGACCGGCAGCCACATGTTCGTCGCCACCGACACGGCGACCTATGCCGTCGACCTCAAGGCGACGACCCCGGCCGTGGTGTGGACCGCGCCGCGCGGCGGAAGACTGGCGATCACGCCGGACAATCTGCTGGTGGTGACCACCAACAATGGGTTGTTCGCCTATCGCCTCGCCTGA
- the uvrA gene encoding excinuclease ABC subunit UvrA, whose protein sequence is MLTHITVKGAREHNLKGVDVSIPRDQLTVITGLSGSGKSSLAFDTIYAEGQRRYVESLSAYARQFLEMMQKPDVEHIDGLSPAISIEQKTTSRNPRSTVATVTEIYDYMRLLWARVGIPYSPATGEPIQAQQVSQMVDRVMALPEGSRHYLLAPVVRGRKGEYRKELLEWQKAGFTRVRIDGTFHEIDEAPALDKKYKHDIEVVVDRIVVRDGIQTRLADSFETALKLADGLAYLDPADPTPEPAGTEKTGVAAALDKAAERAVLATNAPPGRICFSEKFACPVSGFTIAEIEPRLFSFNAPQGACPACDGLGERQEFDEDLVVPNHDLSLAKGAIVPWAKSQPPSPYYMQVLSSLARHYGFDLQTPWKDLDPAHRQAILHGTGGQAVALRFVDGRKSYEVKKAFEGVIGNLNRRLLQTESAWMKEELSRYQAAHPCETCHGARLKPEALAVKIAGEDISIAVRRSVADAYAWFGALEPRLTPQHQEIARAILKEINERLGFLHNVGLDYLHLDRTSGTLSGGESQRIRLASQIGSGLSGVLYVLDEPSIGLHQKDNDRLLETLQRLKSLGNTVLVVEHDEDAIRAADHVIDMGPGAGVHGGTVLHSGSLAELMEQEGSLTADYLSGRRSIPLPAKRRKGSGKKLTVHNARENNLRGVTASIPLGTFTCITGVSGSGKSSFTIDTLYAAAARALNGARILAGKHDKVTGLDQLDKVIDIDQSPIGRTPRSNPATYTGAFTQIRDWFAGLPESQARGYKPGRFSFNVKGGRCEACTGDGLLKIEMHFLPDVYVTCDVCHGKRYNRETLEVLHKGKSIADVLDMTVEDAVEFFKAVPGIRDKMAMLAEVGLGYIKVGQQATTLSGGEAQRVKLAKELSRRATGNTLYILDEPTTGLHFEDVRKLLEVLHALVEQGNTVVVIEHNLDVIKTADWVLDLGPEGGIKGGEIVAQGTPEEVVKEERSFTGAYLRPLLARGKNTPLAGASPSSPLPLAGGAGGGPATERDGGSLGSPKKPRRRKVTEAAE, encoded by the coding sequence ATGCTGACTCACATAACGGTCAAGGGCGCGCGCGAGCATAACCTCAAGGGCGTGGACGTCTCGATCCCGCGTGATCAGCTGACGGTGATCACCGGCCTGTCGGGCTCGGGCAAGTCGAGCCTCGCCTTCGACACCATCTATGCCGAAGGCCAGCGCCGCTACGTCGAATCCTTGTCGGCCTATGCCCGCCAGTTCCTCGAGATGATGCAGAAGCCGGACGTCGAGCATATCGACGGCCTGTCGCCGGCCATCTCGATCGAGCAGAAGACGACCAGCCGCAACCCGCGCTCGACCGTTGCCACCGTGACCGAGATCTACGACTATATGCGCCTGCTGTGGGCGCGGGTCGGCATCCCCTATTCGCCCGCCACCGGCGAGCCGATCCAGGCCCAGCAGGTCAGCCAGATGGTCGACCGGGTGATGGCGCTCCCCGAAGGCAGCCGCCACTATCTGCTCGCCCCCGTCGTCCGCGGCCGCAAGGGCGAATATCGCAAGGAATTGCTCGAATGGCAGAAGGCGGGCTTCACCCGCGTCCGCATCGACGGCACCTTCCATGAGATCGACGAGGCGCCCGCGCTCGACAAGAAGTACAAGCATGACATCGAAGTGGTGGTCGACCGCATCGTGGTGCGCGACGGCATCCAGACCCGCCTCGCCGACAGCTTCGAGACCGCGCTGAAGCTCGCCGACGGGCTGGCCTATCTCGACCCCGCCGACCCCACGCCCGAGCCGGCCGGCACCGAGAAGACCGGAGTCGCCGCCGCGCTCGACAAGGCCGCCGAGCGGGCCGTCCTCGCCACCAACGCCCCTCCCGGCCGAATCTGCTTCTCCGAGAAGTTCGCCTGCCCCGTCAGCGGCTTCACCATTGCCGAGATCGAGCCGCGCCTGTTCTCCTTCAACGCCCCCCAGGGCGCCTGCCCGGCCTGTGACGGCCTTGGCGAGCGGCAGGAGTTCGACGAGGATCTGGTCGTTCCCAACCACGACTTGTCGCTCGCCAAGGGTGCGATCGTGCCCTGGGCCAAGAGCCAGCCGCCCTCGCCTTATTACATGCAGGTGCTCTCCAGCCTCGCCCGCCATTATGGCTTCGACCTGCAGACGCCGTGGAAGGACCTCGACCCCGCCCACCGACAAGCCATCCTCCACGGCACCGGCGGCCAGGCGGTCGCCCTGCGCTTCGTCGACGGCCGCAAGAGCTATGAGGTGAAGAAGGCGTTCGAAGGCGTCATCGGTAACTTGAACCGCCGCCTGCTCCAGACCGAAAGCGCGTGGATGAAGGAGGAGCTCAGCCGTTATCAGGCCGCCCATCCGTGCGAGACCTGCCACGGCGCCCGCCTCAAGCCCGAAGCGCTGGCGGTGAAGATCGCCGGCGAGGATATTTCCATCGCCGTCCGCCGCTCCGTCGCCGACGCTTATGCCTGGTTCGGCGCGCTCGAACCCAGGCTCACGCCCCAGCACCAGGAGATCGCCCGCGCGATCCTTAAGGAGATCAACGAGCGCCTCGGCTTCCTCCACAACGTCGGGCTCGACTATCTCCACCTCGACCGCACCAGCGGCACGCTGTCCGGCGGCGAGAGCCAGCGCATCCGCTTGGCGTCCCAGATCGGCAGCGGCCTCAGCGGCGTCCTCTACGTCCTCGACGAGCCGTCGATCGGCCTCCACCAGAAGGACAATGACCGCCTGCTGGAGACCCTTCAGCGGCTGAAGTCCCTCGGCAACACAGTCCTCGTCGTCGAGCACGACGAGGACGCCATCCGCGCCGCCGACCATGTGATCGACATGGGGCCGGGCGCGGGCGTCCATGGCGGCACCGTGCTCCACTCCGGCTCCCTCGCCGAGCTGATGGAGCAGGAAGGCTCGCTCACCGCCGACTATCTTTCCGGCCGCCGCTCCATCCCCCTGCCCGCAAAACGCCGCAAGGGCTCGGGCAAGAAGCTCACCGTCCACAACGCCCGCGAGAACAACCTGCGCGGAGTCACCGCCAGCATCCCGCTCGGCACCTTCACCTGCATCACCGGCGTGTCCGGCTCGGGCAAGTCGAGCTTCACCATCGACACCCTCTACGCCGCCGCCGCGAGGGCCCTGAACGGCGCGCGCATCCTCGCCGGCAAGCATGACAAGGTCACCGGCCTCGACCAGCTCGACAAGGTCATCGACATCGACCAGTCGCCGATCGGCCGCACCCCGCGCTCCAACCCGGCCACCTACACCGGCGCCTTCACCCAGATCCGCGACTGGTTCGCCGGCCTGCCCGAGAGCCAGGCCCGCGGCTACAAGCCCGGCCGCTTCTCCTTCAACGTCAAGGGCGGCCGCTGCGAGGCCTGCACCGGCGACGGCCTGCTCAAGATCGAGATGCACTTCCTCCCCGACGTCTACGTCACCTGCGACGTCTGCCACGGCAAGCGCTACAACCGCGAGACGCTGGAGGTCCTGCACAAGGGCAAGAGCATCGCCGACGTGCTCGACATGACGGTCGAGGATGCGGTCGAATTCTTCAAGGCCGTCCCCGGCATCCGCGACAAGATGGCGATGCTGGCCGAAGTCGGCCTCGGCTACATCAAGGTCGGCCAGCAGGCGACGACCCTGTCCGGCGGCGAGGCGCAGCGGGTCAAGCTCGCCAAGGAACTCAGCCGGCGGGCCACCGGCAACACCCTCTACATCCTCGACGAGCCCACCACCGGCCTCCACTTCGAGGACGTCCGCAAATTGCTCGAAGTCCTCCACGCCCTGGTCGAGCAGGGCAACACCGTGGTCGTGATCGAGCACAACCTCGACGTCATCAAGACCGCCGACTGGGTGCTGGACCTCGGCCCGGAGGGCGGCATCAAGGGCGGCGAGATTGTCGCGCAGGGCACGCCGGAGGAGGTGGTGAAGGAGGAGCGGAGTTTTACGGGGGCTTATCTGCGGCCGTTGCTGGCCCGGGGCAAAAACACTCCGCTCGCGGGTGCCTCCCCCTCTTCTCCCCTCCCGCTTGCGGGAGGGGCCGGGGGAGGGCCGGCGACCGAGCGAGATGGCGGGAGCTTGGGGAGCCCAAAGAAGCCGCGCCGGCGGAAGGTGACTGAGGCAGCAGAGTGA
- a CDS encoding DUF2726 domain-containing protein yields the protein MLDGSSVEAFNTINAKRVDFLLVDADQRPRVAIEYQGRGHHQGEAAARDAVKREALRRAGVGYGEVFAGDGPAELAQVVARVMAGAGVERTFGVRVLDV from the coding sequence TTGCTGGACGGGAGCAGCGTCGAGGCGTTCAACACGATCAACGCCAAGCGCGTCGACTTCCTGCTGGTTGACGCCGACCAGCGCCCAAGGGTGGCGATCGAGTATCAGGGGCGGGGGCACCACCAGGGCGAAGCGGCCGCCCGCGACGCCGTGAAGCGCGAGGCGCTGCGGCGGGCGGGAGTCGGCTATGGCGAGGTGTTCGCGGGCGACGGACCGGCCGAGCTGGCGCAGGTGGTGGCGCGGGTGATGGCTGGGGCGGGGGTGGAGCGGACGTTTGGGGTGCGGGTTTTGGATGTTTAG